A genome region from Staphylococcus capitis subsp. capitis includes the following:
- a CDS encoding DUF1542 domain-containing protein: protein MSQATKDAQVDQNKENGIHELETIHAHPTKKAEAIHAVREKVKSQNDLITNNNDATDEEKEVAKNLLEASKIKTISSINQAQTNAQVDNVKSKAITAISAINAQPHKRQDAINSLIA, encoded by the coding sequence ATTAGTCAAGCAACTAAGGATGCACAAGTAGATCAAAATAAAGAAAATGGAATACATGAATTAGAAACTATTCATGCTCATCCAACTAAAAAAGCAGAGGCTATTCATGCTGTTCGAGAGAAAGTTAAATCACAAAATGACTTAATTACGAATAACAACGATGCAACAGATGAAGAAAAAGAGGTCGCAAAAAATCTTCTAGAAGCAAGCAAAATAAAAACAATTAGTAGTATTAATCAAGCACAAACAAATGCTCAAGTAGATAATGTAAAATCTAAAGCAATCACAGCAATAAGTGCTATCAATGCCCAACCTCATAAGAGACAAGATGCTATCAATAGTTTAATTGCTTAG
- a CDS encoding LPXTG cell wall anchor domain-containing protein: MESTHQTEQNNKCDNVNGSNNNQHTINELPDTGETDYSGPLAGAALLSGLALLSTRKNKKDKKS; encoded by the coding sequence ATGGAATCTACTCATCAAACTGAACAAAATAATAAATGTGATAATGTAAATGGCTCTAATAATAATCAACATACAATAAATGAATTGCCTGATACTGGTGAAACAGATTATTCAGGACCTTTAGCAGGTGCAGCATTACTTTCAGGGCTAGCATTGTTATCTACACGTAAAAATAAAAAAGATAAAAAATCTTAA
- a CDS encoding NAD(P)/FAD-dependent oxidoreductase encodes MYQTIIIGGGPSGSMAAVAASEVSDNVLLIEKKKGLGRKLKISGGGRCNVTNRLPYAEIIKNIPGNGKFLYSPFSVFDNESIIEFFESRGVKLKEEDHGRMFPVSNKAQDVVNTLIKQINENKVNVMEETPVTEIFHDNGIFYVTTQKGEFQSKSLIIATGGTSVPQTGSTGDGYQFAESLGHSITELFPTEVPITSSDAFIKSKRLKGLSLKDVELSVLKKNGKKRISHQMDMIFTHFGVSGPAALRCSQFVYKEQKNQKKQDIAMQLDVFPDLNHDQLSQKINSLLKAEPDKYIKNSLHGLIEERYLLFMLEQSDISDETTSHHLSNQQLNHFISNLKGFTFNVNGTLPIDKAFVTGGGVSLKEIQPKTMMSKIVPGLFLCGEVLDIHGYTGGYNITSALVTGHVAGSNAGTFKNES; translated from the coding sequence ATGTATCAAACTATTATAATTGGCGGAGGTCCCAGCGGTTCAATGGCTGCAGTCGCCGCAAGTGAAGTAAGTGATAATGTCTTATTAATTGAAAAGAAAAAGGGTTTAGGACGAAAATTGAAAATATCAGGTGGAGGTCGTTGTAATGTTACTAATCGCCTACCCTATGCTGAAATAATCAAAAACATACCTGGTAACGGTAAATTTCTTTATAGTCCTTTCTCAGTTTTTGATAATGAATCTATTATTGAATTTTTTGAAAGCCGAGGCGTGAAATTAAAAGAAGAAGATCACGGTCGGATGTTCCCTGTATCCAATAAAGCACAGGATGTTGTAAACACTTTGATTAAACAAATTAATGAAAACAAAGTTAATGTTATGGAGGAAACTCCAGTCACAGAAATTTTTCATGATAACGGTATTTTTTATGTTACAACTCAAAAAGGTGAATTCCAAAGTAAATCTTTAATCATTGCTACTGGTGGTACATCTGTACCACAAACAGGGTCAACTGGAGACGGTTATCAATTCGCCGAATCTCTTGGCCACTCTATAACCGAACTCTTCCCTACAGAAGTTCCAATAACTTCTAGCGACGCTTTCATTAAATCAAAACGTCTTAAAGGATTAAGTTTGAAAGATGTAGAATTATCAGTTTTAAAGAAAAATGGTAAAAAAAGAATAAGCCATCAAATGGATATGATATTTACGCACTTTGGTGTAAGTGGTCCAGCTGCGCTTAGATGTAGCCAATTTGTTTATAAAGAACAAAAGAATCAAAAGAAACAGGATATTGCTATGCAATTGGACGTATTTCCAGATTTAAATCACGATCAACTCTCTCAAAAAATTAACTCCTTATTAAAGGCTGAACCAGATAAGTATATAAAAAATAGTTTGCATGGCTTAATTGAAGAACGTTACTTATTGTTTATGTTAGAACAATCCGATATTAGTGATGAAACTACATCTCATCATTTGTCTAATCAACAATTAAATCATTTTATCTCAAATTTAAAAGGATTTACGTTTAACGTTAATGGAACACTCCCCATTGATAAAGCATTTGTCACTGGTGGTGGTGTATCTTTAAAAGAAATACAACCTAAAACAATGATGTCAAAAATCGTTCCAGGATTATTTTTGTGTGGAGAGGTATTAGATATACATGGTTATACTGGCGGATACAATATAACAAGTGCATTAGTGACAGGTCACGTTGCTGGATCTAATGCTGGAACTTTTAAAAATGAATCCTAA
- a CDS encoding polysaccharide biosynthesis protein, giving the protein MSESKEMVRGTFLITLSILITKVLGVLFIIPFTSLIGGQENMAPFTYAYAPYNIAIAVATAGVPLAASKYVAKYNALGAYKVSQKFYKSSFIVMSITGVIGFLILYFLAPYIAELTLSRKNNAKTGWSVADITWIIRIISIVVIFIPVLATWRGIFQGYKSMGPTAVSEVTEQIARIIFILVGSYLALNVFNGTVLQANGIATFAAAIGAIAGIITLWYYWIKRRRNIKEMVESDTANMHVSYGNMYKEIIAYSIPFVIVSLNFPLFNLVDQFTHNGALSLVGVNPKLQDTFFNMLNMSTNKIVMIPTSLSAGFAVSLIPFITKTYEEGRLEEMHRQIRTSIGVLMFITVPASIGIMALAQPLFTVFYGYDPIVHGHDPNFDGSRLLFYYAPVAILISLLSVTASMLQGIDKQKLTVFVILGSVVIKLALNYPLIMLLHTPGAVLSTAIALLFAIGCNFYILKKYAKFKFSYSWIQFAKIFLYSFIMMIGVEVVYFILKLFLNPTKFGYLVIIAISVIVGALIYGGITIKNRLADEFLGDVPEKIRRKVTFLR; this is encoded by the coding sequence ATGAGTGAGAGTAAAGAAATGGTTCGAGGAACCTTTTTAATTACATTAAGTATTTTAATTACTAAAGTATTAGGTGTGCTGTTTATTATCCCGTTCACTTCATTGATTGGCGGGCAAGAAAATATGGCTCCTTTTACTTATGCTTACGCTCCTTATAATATTGCAATTGCAGTAGCAACTGCAGGGGTGCCACTAGCAGCTTCTAAATATGTAGCTAAGTACAATGCGTTAGGTGCTTATAAGGTCAGTCAAAAGTTTTATAAGTCAAGTTTCATTGTAATGAGTATTACGGGTGTAATTGGCTTTCTAATTTTATATTTTTTAGCTCCATACATAGCAGAGTTAACTTTATCGCGTAAGAATAATGCGAAAACTGGTTGGTCAGTTGCTGATATTACCTGGATTATAAGAATTATCAGTATTGTAGTTATATTTATACCAGTTTTAGCTACATGGAGAGGTATATTCCAAGGATACAAATCTATGGGCCCAACAGCTGTTTCAGAAGTAACAGAGCAAATTGCCCGAATTATTTTCATATTAGTAGGTAGTTACTTAGCTTTAAATGTATTTAATGGTACAGTTCTACAAGCAAATGGAATTGCCACGTTCGCAGCAGCAATCGGAGCTATAGCTGGAATTATTACGCTTTGGTATTATTGGATTAAACGTAGAAGAAATATTAAAGAAATGGTTGAGTCTGATACAGCTAATATGCATGTTTCTTATGGAAACATGTATAAAGAGATTATTGCTTACAGTATTCCATTTGTAATTGTAAGTTTAAATTTCCCATTATTTAATTTAGTAGATCAATTTACACATAACGGTGCTCTAAGTTTAGTTGGCGTAAATCCAAAGTTACAAGATACATTCTTTAACATGTTAAATATGTCTACAAATAAAATTGTAATGATCCCAACATCATTAAGTGCTGGTTTTGCGGTGAGTTTAATTCCATTTATTACAAAAACTTATGAAGAGGGTCGTCTAGAGGAAATGCATAGACAAATTAGAACATCTATTGGTGTGCTAATGTTTATTACAGTACCAGCTAGTATAGGTATTATGGCATTAGCGCAACCTTTATTTACAGTATTCTATGGTTATGATCCTATTGTTCATGGTCACGACCCTAACTTTGACGGAAGTAGATTACTATTTTATTATGCACCCGTAGCGATATTAATTTCACTATTAAGTGTAACTGCTTCTATGTTGCAAGGTATTGATAAGCAAAAATTAACAGTCTTTGTTATTTTAGGTTCAGTAGTCATTAAATTAGCACTAAACTATCCGCTTATTATGCTTTTACACACTCCAGGTGCGGTACTAAGCACTGCAATTGCATTATTATTTGCGATTGGCTGTAATTTCTATATTTTAAAAAAATATGCGAAATTCAAATTCAGCTATAGTTGGATTCAATTTGCTAAAATATTCTTATACTCCTTCATCATGATGATAGGTGTAGAAGTTGTATACTTCATTCTTAAATTATTCCTAAATCCTACTAAATTTGGTTACCTCGTTATAATAGCTATAAGTGTTATTGTTGGTGCGCTTATTTATGGTGGCATTACAATCAAGAATAGACTGGCTGACGAATTTTTAGGTGACGTTCCTGAAAAAATTAGACGAAAAGTGACGTTTTTAAGATGA
- a CDS encoding pseudouridine synthase, giving the protein MRIDKFLANMGLGTRTEVKQLLKKGLVEVNEKKIKTPKSQIDPETDKVVVDGEEISYVDNVYMMLNKPKGYISATEDNAHQTVLDLIPEFSHLGIFPVGRLDKDTEGLLLLTNDGQFNHELMSPKKHVSKTYEVISKYPIKQSDIEAFKLGVELSDGKVKPAELIKGNDRLSYVTIYEGKYHQVKRMFHSIENEVLELKRVKIANLELDKTLNSGEYCFLNEQDFENLKK; this is encoded by the coding sequence ATGAGAATAGATAAATTTCTAGCTAATATGGGTTTAGGCACTCGTACTGAAGTAAAACAATTACTTAAAAAAGGTCTTGTAGAGGTTAATGAGAAAAAAATTAAAACACCTAAATCTCAAATTGACCCTGAAACAGACAAAGTAGTGGTTGATGGTGAAGAGATTTCATATGTAGATAACGTCTATATGATGTTAAATAAACCTAAAGGTTATATTTCAGCTACAGAAGATAACGCTCATCAAACTGTTTTAGATTTAATCCCTGAATTTTCACATTTAGGGATTTTTCCTGTAGGAAGGTTAGATAAAGATACAGAAGGATTACTTTTATTAACTAATGATGGACAATTTAATCATGAATTAATGAGCCCGAAAAAACATGTATCTAAAACTTATGAAGTTATATCTAAATATCCTATTAAGCAGTCAGATATAGAAGCTTTTAAATTAGGCGTAGAACTTTCTGATGGTAAGGTCAAACCGGCAGAACTTATTAAAGGAAATGATAGACTTTCATATGTTACGATTTATGAAGGAAAATATCATCAAGTAAAACGAATGTTTCATAGTATCGAAAATGAGGTATTAGAATTGAAACGTGTTAAAATCGCCAATTTAGAATTAGATAAAACTCTAAATTCTGGTGAATATTGTTTTTTAAATGAACAAGATTTTGAAAATCTAAAAAAATGA
- a CDS encoding YtxH domain-containing protein — translation MGKSTNLFRIALGIGGAVAAVALSRKDSRDKLKNEYNKYKENPESYKANAKDFASQIGNKANETIQEVRNNPRDYVDRIKNDPKAFFEEEKSKFTDLDDKKADDLEEGKFDDEGGATTSNNLRVVSEDDLKNNKNALEDKE, via the coding sequence ATGGGTAAAAGTACAAATTTATTTAGAATTGCATTAGGCATTGGTGGCGCTGTTGCAGCAGTCGCTTTATCACGCAAAGACAGTCGTGACAAACTTAAAAATGAATATAACAAATATAAAGAAAATCCTGAATCATACAAAGCAAACGCTAAAGACTTTGCTAGCCAAATTGGAAACAAAGCCAATGAAACGATTCAAGAAGTAAGAAATAATCCAAGAGATTATGTTGATCGTATTAAAAATGATCCTAAAGCATTCTTTGAAGAAGAAAAATCTAAATTTACTGATTTAGATGACAAAAAAGCAGATGATTTAGAAGAAGGAAAGTTTGACGACGAAGGTGGCGCAACAACTTCTAATAATCTAAGAGTTGTCTCTGAAGATGATTTAAAAAATAATAAAAATGCTTTAGAAGATAAAGAATAA
- the pepV gene encoding dipeptidase PepV yields the protein MWKEKVLEYENQMIDDLKGLLSIESVRDDSKASEDAPVGPGPRQALDYMYELAERDGFSTHDVDHIAGRIEAGQGEDVLGILCHVDVVPAGDGWDSDPFDPVVTDDAIIARGTLDDKGPTIAAYYAVKILNDMNVDWKKRIHMIIGTDEESDWKCTDRYFQTEEMPTLGFAPDAEFPAIHGEKGITTFDLIQDQINEEVDEPDYELLNFESGQRYNMVPDHAEARVLVKENMTDVIQNFEYFVEQNELQGESTVDSGILILTVEGKAVHGMDPSLGVNAGLYLLKFLSSLNLDKSAKDFVEFNNRYLFDSHFGEKMGMKFHTDVMGDVTTNIGIIKYDNKEAGRYGVNLRYPQGFEFEEAVERFTNEIKDIGFSLELGKVQKPHYVDKDDPFVEKLVKAYRNQTGDMTEPYTIGGGTYARNLDKGVAFGAMFEDTEDLMHQKNEYMTKKQLINATSIYLEAIYALCVEG from the coding sequence ATGTGGAAAGAAAAAGTTCTAGAATATGAAAATCAAATGATTGATGATCTTAAGGGCTTATTATCTATTGAAAGTGTAAGAGATGATTCTAAAGCCTCTGAAGATGCACCTGTCGGACCCGGACCAAGACAAGCTTTAGATTACATGTACGAATTAGCTGAGAGAGATGGGTTTTCAACACATGATGTAGATCATATAGCCGGACGAATAGAAGCTGGCCAAGGAGAAGATGTCTTAGGTATCTTATGTCATGTAGACGTTGTTCCGGCTGGTGATGGATGGGATTCTGACCCATTTGATCCTGTAGTAACAGACGATGCAATTATTGCCAGAGGTACACTAGATGACAAAGGACCTACAATTGCTGCATATTACGCCGTGAAAATATTAAATGATATGAACGTAGATTGGAAGAAACGTATTCATATGATTATAGGTACAGATGAAGAGTCTGATTGGAAATGTACAGATAGATATTTCCAAACTGAAGAAATGCCTACATTAGGTTTTGCACCTGATGCTGAGTTCCCAGCGATACATGGTGAAAAAGGAATCACTACATTTGATTTAATTCAAGATCAAATAAATGAAGAAGTAGATGAACCAGATTATGAATTATTAAACTTTGAATCTGGTCAAAGATATAACATGGTACCAGATCATGCTGAAGCCCGTGTTTTAGTTAAAGAAAATATGACAGATGTGATTCAAAACTTTGAATATTTCGTTGAACAAAATGAGCTTCAAGGAGAAAGTACCGTTGATAGTGGTATTTTAATCTTAACGGTTGAAGGTAAAGCGGTTCATGGCATGGATCCTTCACTAGGCGTCAATGCTGGATTATATCTACTTAAATTCTTGTCTTCTTTAAATTTAGATAAAAGTGCAAAAGATTTTGTTGAATTCAATAATCGTTATCTCTTTGATTCTCATTTTGGAGAAAAAATGGGTATGAAATTCCATACAGATGTAATGGGAGACGTTACTACTAATATAGGAATTATTAAATACGATAATAAAGAAGCTGGAAGATACGGTGTGAACTTAAGATATCCTCAGGGATTTGAATTTGAAGAGGCTGTTGAAAGATTTACTAATGAAATTAAAGACATTGGATTTAGCCTTGAACTTGGTAAAGTTCAAAAGCCACATTATGTAGATAAAGATGATCCATTTGTGGAGAAACTTGTCAAAGCATATAGAAACCAAACTGGCGATATGACTGAACCTTACACGATTGGTGGGGGGACTTATGCTAGAAACCTAGACAAAGGCGTCGCATTTGGTGCTATGTTTGAAGATACTGAAGATTTAATGCATCAAAAAAATGAATATATGACTAAAAAACAATTGATTAACGCAACGAGTATTTATTTAGAGGCAATTTATGCTTTATGTGTGGAGGGATAA
- the dat gene encoding D-amino-acid transaminase produces MTKVFINGDFLDEKDAKVSYEDRGYVFGDGIYEYIRAYEGKLFTVKEHFERFLRSANEIGLDLGYTVDELIDLIRQLLNENNVKNGGIYIQATRGVAPREHSFPTPPTKPVIMAFTKSYDRPYEQLENGVYGVTTEDIRWLRCDIKSLNLLGNVLAKEYAVKYNATEAIQHRGETVTEGASNNVYAIKDGAIYTHPINNFILNGITRRVIKWIAEDYGIPFKEETFTVDFLKNADEVIISSTSAEVMPVIKVDGDDIGNGKVGDVTRKLQEGFNKYIKSHSI; encoded by the coding sequence ATGACAAAAGTTTTTATTAATGGGGATTTTTTGGACGAAAAAGACGCTAAAGTATCTTATGAAGATCGTGGTTATGTATTTGGCGATGGAATATATGAATATATTCGTGCTTACGAAGGAAAATTATTTACAGTTAAAGAACACTTTGAACGATTTTTGAGAAGCGCAAATGAAATTGGCCTAGATTTAGGATATACAGTAGATGAGTTAATTGATTTAATTCGTCAATTATTAAACGAAAATAATGTGAAAAATGGTGGAATTTATATTCAAGCAACTAGAGGTGTAGCGCCTCGTGAACATTCCTTCCCGACGCCTCCAACAAAACCAGTAATCATGGCATTTACCAAGAGTTATGACAGACCATATGAACAATTAGAAAACGGAGTATATGGCGTGACAACTGAAGATATTCGTTGGTTACGTTGTGATATAAAAAGTTTAAATCTTTTAGGAAATGTATTAGCAAAAGAATATGCTGTTAAATATAATGCTACAGAAGCGATTCAACATCGAGGTGAGACTGTTACAGAAGGTGCATCTAATAACGTTTATGCGATTAAAGATGGTGCAATTTATACGCATCCAATAAATAACTTTATTTTAAATGGTATTACTCGCCGTGTAATAAAATGGATCGCTGAAGATTACGGCATACCATTCAAAGAAGAGACATTTACAGTTGATTTCTTAAAAAATGCTGATGAGGTTATTATTTCTAGTACCTCCGCTGAAGTCATGCCAGTGATTAAAGTGGATGGTGACGATATTGGCAATGGAAAAGTAGGAGATGTAACTCGTAAATTGCAAGAAGGCTTTAATAAGTACATTAAATCACATAGTATTTAA
- a CDS encoding phosphotransferase family protein, whose protein sequence is MEQFYQLGWTLDSAGGASGEAYMAEQDGQKLFLKRNSNPFIAALSAEGIVPKLVWTKRIETGEVVTAQHWKNGRELKSDEMDQTRVAKLLNKIHSSKPLLSMLKRMEMEPITPDIMLNKINASLSREVLTHHVVRKALTYLEDHIPNLDSRFFTVVHGDVNHNNWLLSDRDELYLVDWEGAMIADPAIDIGMLLYNYVPQSKWSKWFDTYGLEESINLNKRMKWYTVIQSIGMVQWYEEQKRYKDMNMWLKFLNEVMNSNLFI, encoded by the coding sequence TTGGAGCAGTTTTATCAGTTAGGGTGGACGCTTGATTCAGCTGGCGGTGCTTCTGGTGAGGCATATATGGCTGAACAAGATGGACAGAAATTATTTTTAAAACGTAATTCTAATCCTTTTATTGCTGCATTGTCTGCAGAAGGAATTGTACCTAAACTTGTATGGACGAAAAGAATTGAAACAGGAGAAGTCGTTACCGCACAGCATTGGAAGAATGGTAGAGAATTAAAATCTGATGAAATGGATCAAACCAGAGTAGCGAAATTACTCAATAAAATCCACAGTTCTAAACCATTGTTAAGCATGCTTAAACGTATGGAAATGGAACCTATCACTCCTGATATTATGTTAAATAAAATTAATGCCTCTTTATCTAGAGAAGTTCTAACTCACCATGTTGTTAGAAAAGCTTTAACTTATTTAGAAGATCATATTCCAAATTTAGATTCACGCTTTTTTACTGTAGTACATGGAGATGTTAACCATAACAATTGGTTATTGTCTGATAGAGATGAATTGTATCTCGTTGATTGGGAAGGGGCAATGATTGCGGACCCAGCTATAGATATAGGTATGCTGCTTTACAACTATGTTCCTCAATCTAAATGGTCAAAATGGTTTGATACATATGGCCTAGAAGAGAGTATCAATTTAAATAAACGTATGAAATGGTATACAGTGATTCAATCCATTGGTATGGTTCAATGGTATGAAGAACAAAAACGATATAAAGATATGAATATGTGGTTGAAATTCTTAAATGAAGTTATGAATAGCAACTTATTTATATAA
- the trmB gene encoding tRNA (guanosine(46)-N7)-methyltransferase TrmB — MRVRYKPWAEDYLKEHPDLVDMDGTHAGRMSDWFDTEQPIYIEIGSGMGQFITTLASKHPEINFVSMEREKSVMYKVLDKTKELNLTNLKMICNDAIELTEYFKDGEISRIYLNFSDPWPKKRHAKRRLTYHTFLALYKQILKDDGEIHFKTDNRGLFAYSLESMSQFGMYFTKMNLNLHDEDDEDNILTEYEKKFSDKSSRIYRMEAKFHKNL, encoded by the coding sequence ATGAGAGTTCGATACAAACCTTGGGCAGAAGATTATTTAAAAGAACATCCTGACCTAGTAGACATGGACGGTACTCACGCAGGCCGTATGTCTGATTGGTTTGACACAGAACAACCAATATATATAGAAATTGGCTCAGGAATGGGTCAGTTTATAACTACTTTGGCTTCTAAACATCCAGAAATTAATTTTGTATCAATGGAACGTGAGAAAAGTGTCATGTATAAAGTTCTTGATAAAACAAAAGAACTTAATTTAACTAATCTTAAAATGATTTGTAATGATGCTATTGAGTTAACTGAATATTTTAAAGATGGAGAAATTTCAAGAATATACCTTAATTTCTCAGACCCTTGGCCAAAGAAACGTCATGCAAAAAGACGTCTTACATATCACACATTCCTTGCTCTATATAAGCAGATTCTCAAGGACGATGGAGAAATTCACTTTAAAACAGACAATCGTGGTTTATTTGCATATAGTCTTGAGAGTATGTCGCAATTTGGGATGTATTTTACAAAAATGAATTTAAACCTACATGACGAAGATGATGAAGATAATATTCTAACAGAATATGAGAAAAAGTTTTCTGATAAAAGCTCAAGAATCTATCGTATGGAAGCAAAATTTCACAAGAATTTATAA
- a CDS encoding MBL fold metallo-hydrolase: MKLGRFTLHYLRGGNTNIDGGAMFGVVPKPLWTKKYKVNDKNQIHTPTHPILIQTSDKNILIDTGIGNGKLSDKQQRNSGVEYESLIDEDLKQLGLTTSDIDMVLMTHLHFDHASGLTDKDGHAVFDRATHFIQQDEWHEFLSPNIRSQATYWSYNQGGYKERLILFENEIEPYPGIKMKHTGGHSFGHSIITIESDNEYAVHMADILPTTAHLNPLWVTAYDDYPMQSIREKERLIPYFMHHNYWFLFYHDENYFAVKYQDDFKTIDTFISRQ, from the coding sequence TTGAAATTAGGGCGATTTACTCTCCATTATTTAAGAGGTGGAAACACTAATATAGATGGTGGGGCGATGTTTGGTGTTGTTCCCAAACCGTTATGGACTAAAAAATACAAAGTAAATGATAAGAATCAAATTCATACTCCGACACATCCTATTTTAATTCAAACTAGTGATAAGAATATTTTAATCGATACGGGTATTGGTAATGGTAAACTTTCAGATAAACAACAAAGAAATAGTGGTGTTGAATATGAGAGCTTAATAGATGAGGATTTAAAACAATTAGGTTTAACAACCTCTGATATTGATATGGTCTTAATGACCCATCTTCACTTTGATCACGCTTCTGGTTTGACAGATAAAGATGGGCATGCAGTTTTTGACCGAGCTACACATTTCATACAGCAAGACGAGTGGCATGAATTTCTTTCACCTAACATAAGAAGTCAAGCTACTTATTGGAGTTATAATCAAGGGGGTTATAAGGAAAGGTTAATTTTATTTGAAAATGAGATCGAACCTTATCCTGGTATAAAGATGAAGCACACAGGCGGGCACAGTTTCGGTCACTCAATCATTACGATTGAAAGTGATAATGAATACGCTGTGCATATGGCTGATATATTACCGACTACTGCTCATCTTAATCCACTTTGGGTGACAGCTTATGATGACTATCCGATGCAATCCATTAGAGAAAAGGAACGATTAATCCCATATTTCATGCATCATAATTATTGGTTCTTGTTTTATCATGATGAAAATTATTTTGCGGTAAAATACCAAGATGACTTCAAAACAATTGATACATTTATTTCTAGACAATAA
- a CDS encoding peptidase — translation MKFFNFKGIAIVMLFITFITSLCLAFYLTKRKLYNANDLLKEVKTYFRNVKGSYIVHQPIVLNNVNHNQPIYQGGITAYHDGKLVDYEFYGDANSGQVIDIIEL, via the coding sequence ATGAAGTTTTTTAATTTTAAAGGTATAGCAATAGTGATGCTTTTCATAACATTTATAACTTCACTATGTTTAGCATTTTATTTAACAAAGCGGAAATTATATAATGCCAATGACTTATTAAAAGAAGTTAAAACGTATTTTAGAAACGTAAAAGGCTCTTATATCGTACATCAACCTATTGTCTTGAATAATGTTAATCATAACCAACCTATCTATCAAGGTGGTATTACAGCTTACCATGATGGTAAATTAGTAGACTATGAGTTTTATGGGGATGCTAATTCTGGTCAAGTTATCGATATTATCGAGTTATAG
- a CDS encoding M42 family metallopeptidase, protein MMIDNTKTLERIKQLTELHGAPGFEDEVRDYMKQKMTPYVNEFVQNNMGGIYGVKKSKQNNAPKVMIAAHMDEIGFMITHITDNGMIQFTNLGGVANDIWQGQRLKVKNRNANEIVGVVANIPKHFRTGNEAAPEIKDLMLDIGASSQEEVRERGIEIGDTIVPDTSFTQLSEYRYIAKAWDNRYGCVLAIEILELLKDIELDVDLYVGANVQEEVGLRGAKAAAEQIKPDIAFVVDCSPANDIKGKQQLSGALGEGTLIRIKDGTMILKPRFRDYLLKLATENDIKHQYYISPGGTDGGEVHKANEGIPTAVIGVCARYIHSTDAVFDIRDYYSARHLLKECITHLNHHQIEVLKFG, encoded by the coding sequence ATGATGATAGATAATACGAAAACTTTAGAACGCATAAAACAATTAACAGAGCTTCATGGAGCCCCAGGTTTTGAAGATGAAGTAAGAGATTACATGAAACAAAAAATGACCCCCTATGTTAATGAATTTGTTCAAAATAACATGGGTGGAATTTATGGAGTTAAGAAATCTAAACAAAACAATGCCCCTAAAGTAATGATTGCTGCACATATGGATGAGATAGGTTTTATGATTACTCATATAACTGATAATGGTATGATTCAGTTTACTAATTTAGGTGGCGTTGCTAATGATATATGGCAAGGACAAAGGCTGAAAGTTAAAAATAGAAATGCCAATGAGATTGTTGGCGTTGTTGCAAATATCCCAAAGCACTTTAGAACAGGTAATGAAGCGGCTCCGGAAATAAAAGATTTAATGTTAGATATCGGTGCTTCATCTCAAGAAGAAGTACGAGAAAGAGGTATTGAAATTGGAGATACAATCGTTCCTGACACATCTTTCACTCAATTATCTGAGTATCGTTATATAGCTAAGGCATGGGATAATCGTTATGGTTGTGTCCTCGCGATAGAAATATTAGAATTGCTCAAAGATATAGAGTTAGATGTTGATTTGTATGTAGGCGCTAATGTTCAAGAAGAAGTTGGATTAAGAGGTGCAAAAGCGGCTGCTGAGCAAATTAAACCTGATATTGCCTTCGTGGTAGATTGTTCCCCAGCTAATGATATAAAAGGGAAACAACAACTCTCTGGTGCACTAGGGGAGGGCACATTAATTCGTATTAAAGATGGTACAATGATATTAAAGCCACGCTTTAGAGATTATTTATTAAAGTTAGCCACAGAAAATGATATTAAACATCAATATTATATTTCTCCAGGTGGTACCGATGGGGGAGAGGTCCATAAAGCAAATGAGGGCATACCTACAGCAGTGATTGGCGTTTGCGCAAGATATATACACAGCACGGATGCAGTTTTTGATATAAGAGATTACTACTCAGCTAGACATCTATTAAAAGAATGTATAACTCATTTAAATCATCATCAAATAGAAGTACTAAAATTTGGTTAA